The sequence ACCGATCAGAATGTGCTGATGCTCCTGCAAGACGGCACCCAATCCAAACTGGCCGAATACGCAATCCCGTCGATGGAGCGGCTCGGACTGATCGATCTGCATGCTGTCGACAAGCCCTTGGAGATCTCCCACTATGAACAGAAAGCATCGGTGCCCGATCAGCAAAAAATGGCGTTCATCGGCATCCCCAAAGGCCAGGACCGCACGTACGTGATGATCTACGACACGGTCACCGGCGACCTCGTGCGCAGTTTCCCGACCCAACACTCTGCCACGAGCCTGAAATACGACAAAGACAGCAACCGCTGGTATGTGATGTCCAAAGACACGGTGGAAGTCTTTACGTTCGAAGGACAGCCTGTCGCGACATTGCAGACAGACGGACTCCTCTCCAACTTTGTGCTCAACTAAACTCAACTAAATAAAGCAGAAGACCACCGGCCGCAATGGGACGGGTGGTCTTCTGCTACATTTGCTTCCACACGATAAAGGCGAGGAAGATCATGCCCATGGTGATCCAGTAGGAGAGTTTCACCCATTCCTGCTTCTCAAGAGACAGGCGCTCCAGCGTCACCTCATGCACAGGCTGGCCGATCTTGGGCTCGTTTTTCAGGTAGATGCGCTCCCAGTTCGGCAGGTGGCGGTAGAGAACGCCCGTCACCATCGCAAACAGGGCGATCTGCTCGGACAGCACCTGCGGAGTGAAGAGGAACACCAGCAAGGCGCCGACGATAACGAGGGTGGTTGCGATGACGATATAACGGATGAGCAAGAGCAATATCACATAGCTCACCACCACGATCAGCAAAGGCACCGGATGCAGGAACAGCAGCGCCCCGCCGGCCGTCGCCAGCGCTTTGCCGCCGCGAAACTTGGTGTACAGGGAAAACACGTGCCCGAGCACCGCCCCCGCTGCCGTCCAGAAAGCGAGCGTCTGATCGCCCGTCACCAGACCGGTCAGCATCGTCGGCACGAAGCCTTTCAGCAAGTCGAGCAGAAGCACCACTCCGGCCGCACGCTTGCCAAACAGGGTCAACGTGTTGGTCGCGCCAGGATTGCCGCTGCCCTCTGTAAAGATGTTAGCGCCTTTGCGCTTACCCAGCAAAAATGCAAATGGCGTCGATCCCACAAGATAGCCAAACAAAAGAGCGATCACAACCGATACGATCATCAAAGGTTATCACCTCAAAACAGACTATGTACAAGATTGCAAAAAATGAGCGGATGCAAAAGGATACGCGCACAGGCATACGCCCTTCCGCTCGAGCATGACCGTTGTCACCGATCGCGCCCTCGATTCGCCAGCGTTACGCCTGCAAATGCCCGATACGTTTTGAATCGCGTGGGCAAGCAGACGGGGACTGCGCGTTTACCGCAGCCCCATCTCCTGCATCACCTTGACCACGCGGTCGGGATAGTCGCTGCAGATGCCGTCGACGCCCCATTCGAGCAGTCGGCGGATGTCCGCCTCCTCATTGATCGTCCAAACGTGGACTTTTACTCCGTGCTCATGCGCGATCCGCAGCATCTTCGGCGTCACCACGCGCACGCCGAAGCCTTGCTCCGGCACTTGAAAGGCATCGACCGGCGGTTTGTAAAACTTGTGCAGCCCGCTGCGCCAGTAACAGACGAACTCCACCATCTCCCGCGTGTTCGCCCCCGTCGCGATGCGCTTCGAGGCCAGCTTGCGAAACCGCTTCATCGTGCTCGTGTGAAACGACGCGATCAGCACGCGGTCCTCCGCTCTGCACTTCTTGATCGTTTCGACCAGCGCCAGTTCCATCGGCGGCGTGGTCTGCTTGATGTCCATGTTGATGCGCATTCCCGGAAACGCGGTCAGCACTTCTTCCAAGGTCGGGATGGTCACGCCTTTTCCCCGGTACGGAAACGTCTTGCCCCCGTCCGGCGTGAACTTGTACCCGAAATCGATCTCCTTCAGTTCGGCCAGCGTCTTTTGTTTGATGAACCCGCTGCCGTCGGTCAGCCGGTTCACCGTGTCGTCATGGCTGACCACCACATGCCCGTCCCGCGTCATGTGCACGTCCGTCTCAAACGCATCGGCGCCCATCTCCACGGCGAGGGCAAACGCCTCCAGCGTGTTCGACGGCGCATAGGCGGATGCGCCTTGATGCGCGAGCACCATCGGCCGCGGCAGATCCAAATAAGGTTTGACCCCCATATCTCTCCCCCAACTCTCCTACTTCTTGTGTTCGGTGATCCCCAGCGCGTCAAAGATCAGCTGGCGGCGCGCCGCAAACGCTGCTTCGGACAGCACCGGCTCGAGGTCGGTATCGACGATCGGCTGCTGCAGCGTGATCCACGACTTGCACCCGAGATACCCCTCCGCTACCGGGATCGTCTTCGGCACGGTCAGTTTGTAAGCCCGCACCGTCAGGATATGCAGCGGCTTGTCGTTTCTCCATTGCAAGCGTTCTGCGGCATAATCATGGGTCATGATGTGAAACGGATCCAGCCGTTTCAAGTCTTGTTCGGCCAGCACCGTGATATCATCGACCACATGCGCCGCATGGGTGATCACCACCTCTTGGGGCGGCACGGTGACGCCTTGCATCGTCGCCTCCACCCGCGCCTGATACTGCGGTTTGATCAGTTGCGATCTCTGATGCTCATAGGTCGGGTAGAGATAAAACGAAGTCTCCTCCAGGCGGAACTCCCGCGTCTCCTCCGTGATCCCGCCTTTGCGGATCAGCACCAGCTGCTCCCCTTTCGCGATCGCATCGATGCAGACCGCCCATTCCTTCAAGGCTACCTCTTTGATCGGCAAATGCGGGCTGTGCAGCTCCAGCGAAAACGAACGCAATCCGATACCCATCGACCATCACTCCTCCTGTTCCCTCGTCTTGTTTTCATCTGCTTTTCCCCGGCGGCGGGAGATCGTCCGCCAGACCAGCGGCGTCACAAACGAGACGACGACCACGGCCAGAATCCAGAAGCGATACGGATACAGCACCTTTTCCAGATGGTGCAGCTGGTTGCTGAACAGATGACCGAGCAACAAGAACGTCACCGTCCAAAACAGCGCACCGAGGTAGGCGAACGGCGCGAAAATGCGAAATTTCATCTGGCCGAACCCGGCAGACAATGCGGTCAGATGACGCAGCCCCGGCACAAAATAGCCAAAAAACAGGGCAAGCCCCCCGTAGCGTTCCATATAGTGTTCCACACGAAGCAGTCTCTCTTCCGTCAAATGCAAAAAGCGTCCGAAGCGCGCCACCACTTCTTTGCCTAACAGCCGCCCCAGCAGAAACGACAGCGTGATCCCCACGACGCTCCCCAAAAACGCGGCCGCAAGCGCCCCGGCGAAATGCATGCGCCCCTGCGAAATCTGATATCCCGCAAACGTCAGCAGCGCCTCATCGGGCAGCGGCAGGCCGACGATGCCCAGCACCAGCAGACCGAACAACCCCCAGTACCCGTACTGGTCGAGCAAATTCATCATTCCATGATCGATCATCCTCACCCCATCCCAAAAGAACTGCTTTTCAGCAGATGATTCTGTGTTATAGTGTTACTAAACTTTCGTGACTCGAAGGAGATGAGTCGGTCCTATGAAACTATCGGAGAGTCTCCCTCGCTGGTCAACGCCGATCTGGGCGTTGCAACTGACCATTTTTTTCTCAAATCTAGGCTTCTTTATGATCGTACCACTGCTGGGCACACATTTCACGGATAATTTGGGATTGACCGCCACGGTGGCCGGCACGATGCTCGGTGCCCGGATTCTGGCACAGCAAAGCTCGATGCTGTTCGGCGGGTATCTCGCCGACCGCTTCGGCTACCGCGAGATGATGCTGCTCGGATCGCTGCTGCGGGCGCTCGGCTTTGCGCTGTTCGGGCTGCTGACAAGCGTGCCGGGCATCCTGCTCGCCTCGCTGTTCGCAGGCGCGGGCGGCGCTCTGATCTTTCCGGCCAACCAAGCTGCGTTCGTCGCCCTCTCCGCGCCGGAAAAGCGCAAAGAGCTGTTCG comes from Tumebacillus sp. BK434 and encodes:
- the plsY gene encoding glycerol-3-phosphate 1-O-acyltransferase PlsY encodes the protein MIVSVVIALLFGYLVGSTPFAFLLGKRKGANIFTEGSGNPGATNTLTLFGKRAAGVVLLLDLLKGFVPTMLTGLVTGDQTLAFWTAAGAVLGHVFSLYTKFRGGKALATAGGALLFLHPVPLLIVVVSYVILLLLIRYIVIATTLVIVGALLVFLFTPQVLSEQIALFAMVTGVLYRHLPNWERIYLKNEPKIGQPVHEVTLERLSLEKQEWVKLSYWITMGMIFLAFIVWKQM
- a CDS encoding glycerophosphodiester phosphodiesterase, whose amino-acid sequence is MGVKPYLDLPRPMVLAHQGASAYAPSNTLEAFALAVEMGADAFETDVHMTRDGHVVVSHDDTVNRLTDGSGFIKQKTLAELKEIDFGYKFTPDGGKTFPYRGKGVTIPTLEEVLTAFPGMRINMDIKQTTPPMELALVETIKKCRAEDRVLIASFHTSTMKRFRKLASKRIATGANTREMVEFVCYWRSGLHKFYKPPVDAFQVPEQGFGVRVVTPKMLRIAHEHGVKVHVWTINEEADIRRLLEWGVDGICSDYPDRVVKVMQEMGLR
- a CDS encoding DedA family protein; its protein translation is MIDHGMMNLLDQYGYWGLFGLLVLGIVGLPLPDEALLTFAGYQISQGRMHFAGALAAAFLGSVVGITLSFLLGRLLGKEVVARFGRFLHLTEERLLRVEHYMERYGGLALFFGYFVPGLRHLTALSAGFGQMKFRIFAPFAYLGALFWTVTFLLLGHLFSNQLHHLEKVLYPYRFWILAVVVVSFVTPLVWRTISRRRGKADENKTREQEE
- a CDS encoding DUF1802 family protein, whose product is MGIGLRSFSLELHSPHLPIKEVALKEWAVCIDAIAKGEQLVLIRKGGITEETREFRLEETSFYLYPTYEHQRSQLIKPQYQARVEATMQGVTVPPQEVVITHAAHVVDDITVLAEQDLKRLDPFHIMTHDYAAERLQWRNDKPLHILTVRAYKLTVPKTIPVAEGYLGCKSWITLQQPIVDTDLEPVLSEAAFAARRQLIFDALGITEHKK